The following proteins are encoded in a genomic region of Gossypium hirsutum isolate 1008001.06 chromosome D05, Gossypium_hirsutum_v2.1, whole genome shotgun sequence:
- the LOC107906915 gene encoding VAMP-like protein YKT61 has translation MKITSLLVLKCNPEGSDPIILANATDVSHFGYFQRSSVREFIVFVARTVAKRTPPGQRQSVQHEEYKVHAYNRNGLVALGFMDDHYPVRSAFSLLNQVLDEYLKNFGESWRTVHADSAQSWPYLEEALVKFQDPAEADKLLKIQRELDETKIILHKTIDSVLERGEKLDSLVEKSSDLSAASQMFYKQAKRTNQCCTLL, from the exons ATGAAGATCACGTCGTTATTGGTGTTGAAGTGCAACCCAGAAGGATCGGATCCGATCATATTAGCGAACGCAACTGATGTGAGCCATTTCGGTTACTTCCAAAGGTCAAGCGTGAGGGAGTTTATTGTCTTTGTTGCTCGAACCGTCGCCAAACGTACACCTCCCGGCCAGCGTCAGTCCGTCCAGCACGAAG AGTACAAGGTACACGCTTACAACAGAAATGGACTTGTTGCCTTGGGATTTATGGATGACCACTATCCTGTTCGAAGTGCTTTTTCGCTTCTCAACCAG GTGCTAGATGAATACCTGAAAAATTTTGGGGAATCATGGAGAACTGTGCACGCTGATAGTGCTCAATCTTGGCCCTACCTGGAAGAAGCTCTGGTAAAATTTCAG GATCCTGCAGAGGcagataaattattgaaaattcagAGGGAGTTGGATGAAACTAAAATCATCCTT CATAAAACTATTGATAGTGTACTTGAACGAGGTGAGAAGCTGGACAGTTTAGTTGAGAAGAGTTCAGATCTGAGTGCGGCATCTCAG ATGTTCTACAAGCAGGCCAAGAGAACCAATCAATGCTGTACCTTACTGTAA
- the LOC107906914 gene encoding glycerophosphodiester phosphodiesterase GDPDL7, translated as MFGGKMIRFLVLFSLLVQVTWAQKGGQPAVGGGGGGGQQNAPPPRPLALMKKWPTLSGYPPLVIARGGFTGLFPESSVTAIDMALSSAASDLAVLCNLQLTKDSVGLCVTSLNLENTTNIEDSFPNASKTYKINGEDVKGYFAMDYSFKALRDKVTIVQNILSRPDVFDNTCPLGSVEEVLHSRPPLFWLNVQYDSFYNEHKLNMSDYIENTIGFQSIQYLSCTEIGFLKKMAKKVTNDTRLIFTFLGPDAIEPTEKKKYSDILKDLKAVRAFASGILVPKEYIWPLNANGYLAQRTTLVADAHKFDLEVFAAAFANDIPGSYNYSYDPVAEYLQFINDPNNMVDGFVTDFSQTAANAIACLAGNDTDKKVNALIITHNGASGTYPGCTDLAYEQAVKDGADIIDCSVQMSKDGVAFCLDSPDLARDTTAMSTFLTRAVSIPEIQKEKGIFSFDLTWTEIQSLKPKMYSPFEQNSGLERNPEAKNKGKLISLGDFLGFAKTKPVGVLINIENARYLASKMHLDVVDAVTKTLKNASLEKKQVMIQSDDSAVLSKFKGESGYKRLLRFEEISGVSKQAAEEVKKYADGAVLSRRSLIDIDFDCTTKQTNAVKALHDCNVSVYVYVMRNEFVHIPLDYYADPTIEIATYVIDVEVDGIITEFPKTASRYLRSPCANIHAVYTILASPPGELLKILPKRLPSKDFPPPPLEIKDIVDPPLPPVGAVPVLDSKPPPQGPHGAQAPAPSSGMAVAANFGFSLAAFMALGLLSMGH; from the exons ATGTTTGGTGGCAAAATGATCaggtttttggttttattttcccttttggtCCAAGTCACTTGGGCTCAAAAGGGTGGCCAACCTGCAGTCGGAGGCGGTGGTGGTGGAGGGCAACAAAATGCGCCTCCTCCTAGGCCTCTGGCTCTTATGAAGAAATGGCCAACATTAAGCG GTTACCCGCCCCTTGTAATTGCTCGAGGAGGATTTACAGGGCTTTTCCCAGAATCGTCCGTAACTGCAATCGACATGGCCTTGAGTTCAGCAGCTTCAGATTTGGCTGTGCTCTGCAATCTGCAGTTAACAAAAGACAGCGTTGGCTTATGCGTGACGAGTCTCAACCTTGAAAACACTACAAACATCGAAGACTCCTTTCCAAATGCTTCCAAGACTTACAAAATCAATGGAGAAGATGTTAAGGGCTATTTTGCTATGGATTACTCATTTAAAGCACTAAGGGATAAGGTCACAA TTGTCCAAAATATATTGTCTCGACCAGATGTGTTCGACAATACATGTCCGCTGGGTAGTGTTGAGGAGGTTTTGCACTCTAGGCCGCCGTTGTTTTGGTTGAATGTTCAG TACGACAGTTTCTATAATGAACACAAACTCAATATGTCGGACTATATTGAAAATACTATTGGATTTCAGAGCATACAATACCTTTCATGTACCGAGATTGGTTTCTTGAAGAAAATGGCGAAGAAGGTAACCAATGACACAAGACTGATCTTTACGTTCCTCGGTCCCGATGCAATCGAGCCCACggagaaaaaaaaatatagcGACATATTAAAGGATCTCAAGGCCGTCAGAGCCTTCGCATCTGGAATTCTTGTTCCAAAGGAATATATATGGCCCCTTAATGCAAATGGCTACTTGGCACAGCGCACTACCCTTGTGGCTGATGCTCACAAGTTTGACCTAGAAGTGTTTGCTGCTGCTTTTGCAAATGATATTCCAGGAAGTTACAATTACTCTTATGATCCCGTAGCTGAGTACTTGCAGTTCATTAATGATCCAAACAACATGGTCGATGGGTTCGTTACGGATTTCAGCCAGACAGCTGCAAACGCCATTG CATGCCTTGCAGGTAATGACACCGACAAGAAAG TGAATGCTTTGATTATAACACACAATGGAGCAAGTGGGACATATCCCGGTTGCACTGATCTGGCTTATGAACAAGCTGTGAAGGATGGAGCCGACATAATAGACTGCTCAGTCCAGATGTCGAAAGATGGAGTTGCCTTCTGTTTAGATTCGCCTGATTTGGCAAGGGACACTACAGCAATGTCTACCTTCCTCACTCGTGCTGTCTCCATTCCTGAAATTCAAAAGGAGAAGGGAATTTTTTCGTTTGATCTTACATGGACCGAGATCCAGAGCTTGAAAC CTAAAATGTATAGCCCTTTTGAACAAAACTCTGGGTTAGAGAGAAACCCTGAGGCCAAAAACAAAGGAAAACTCATCTCACTTGGTGACTTTTTAGGGTTTGCTAAAACAAAACCAGTTGGAGTTTTGATCAACATAGAA AATGCTCGTTACTTGGCATCGAAGATGCATCTTGACGTTGTAGATGCAGTGACCAAAACCTTGAAAAATGCAAGCTTAGAAAAGAAGCAAGTCATGATTCAATCAGACGACAGTGCGGTGCTATCGAAGTTTAAAGGTGAGTCTGGTTACAAAAGATTGCTCCGGTTCGAGGAGATCAGCGGGGTATCTAAACAGGCAGCGGAAGAGGTCAAGAAATACGCTGATGGAGCTGTGTTATCCAGACGTTCCTTGATAGACATCGACTTTGACTGCACCACGAAACAAACCAATGCTGTCAAGGCACTGCACGACTGCAACGTCTCGGTTTACGTCTATGTTATGAGGAATGAATTTGTTCATATCCCTTTAGATTACTATGCAGATCCCACAATAGAGATTGCCACTTATGTTATAGACGTAGAAGTTGATGGGATTATAACCGAGTTCCCTAAAACTGCTAGCAGATATTTGA GGAGCCCATGTGCGAACATTCATGCAGTGTATACCATCTTAGCATCTCCACCAGGTGAACTCCTAAAGATACTTCCTAAGCGTTTACCGTCAAAAGATTTCCCACCTCCCCCACTTGAGATTAAAGATATTGTTGACCCTCCACTACCCCCGGTAGGCGCTGTCCCGGTTCTTGATTCCAAACCTCCGCCGCAGGGTCCCCATGGTGCGCAAGCGCCAGCTCCTTCAAGTGGCATGGCGGTTGCGGCCAACTTTGGTTTTAGTCTGGCTGCATTTATGGCACTCGGCTTGCTATCTATGGGGCACTGA
- the LOC107906912 gene encoding FIP1[V]-like protein has translation MEDDDEFGDLYSDVLHPFSSTTTMSSAAPQPHHPFPPPPHLHRPIDLNRGSAPAPMFLDSKHEPADGQDVNFDIEEGGSNGIEAARYDDPIFPGLTEPVPHEEFGWNANESGNGIQGGEAEADEGDGCDSDSEDDLQIVLNDNHHSLMDMERGGMIGEDDDDDEDEDPLVIVADADANQGTEEHEWGEEGCQAADGEKKEGGEATKVSSAGGGGGSVVAPKIGYSNYGYHPFHSQFKYVRPGAAPMPGTIASGPGSAPAQVRPIMSGTAGRGRGDWRPHGMKTGTPTQKGFHPSFGMPGGVNNMAGRGGLEFTLPSHKTIFNVDIDSFEDKPWKHPGVDLSDFFNFGLNEEGWKDYYKQLEQHRLETTMQSEIRVYESGRTEQGYDPDLPPELAAATGQEVRAGAANLGKLDGGQNDVTKGTARIRQPLPTGRAIQVEGGCGERLPSIDTRPPRLRDSDAIIEIVCQDTLDNDSSTQNGVEDQTENELSREYLIGDLASEAEVAHEDNECFDGFPDSYNSRKRKLIGKRAINSAQSNVPEDDKILPFPAEALHPDGPGSRGQSPMHPSGNFEVPPEERQRRGRVGEISPHETLIQGKQDKFSVGHEEESVKSMDGKSPFLVRDAREISVERMDGVDDELEPTDGSPVEKELLNGTYKDGSSLNPLKNGKNRFQVEQRKLHNADDGEDTRAARSSEHSKTRSGSSRDYQKRQESAEEEVVQGGHSSRVGNVRKSLDEHDHSSQRKYCDVRREIERNRMTGKPGEDSYPLRDFDASLSHDFPIKTEGFDRRRECDNTDGTCQWGEDDLYSRKNRSEDFKRGHDDEMGSRNRTKVRGNERTERDGYPPSRKQFVKGSYKVHRDKDVSTRLRERDDNLKSRYDAADDYHNKRRKDEDYLRRVNADKEEILQGQRESSSRCKKQERDEILDQRKRDEQQRIRDNFDEHHSIRQKGDVWLNRERVEKRMEREEWHRLKQSHDKSLSKREKEVRGTVRSGRGLEDKAWVGHTREKDEHRVSEKEYQLKEAVRNSEQVKRRDRNDDECYSHHRGREDSYSQGHQFSNDERKSRQERSSTRSDHAVNGSDSQRGHEKKRKENIRKNRESEGGGPITLGSAKRSNEDLSGLNNETVCFIDSRT, from the exons ATGGAAGATGACGATGAGTTCGGAGATCTCTACTCGGACGTTCTTCACCCTTTCTCATCAACTACCACGATGTCATCCGCTGCTCCCCAACCTCACCACCCTTTCCCTCCACCCCCACATCTCCACCGTCCCATCGATCTCAACCGCGGTTCAGCTCCTGCACCAATGTTTCTCGATTCTAAACACGAACCTGCGGATGGCCAAGACGTTAATTTCGATATCGAAGAAGGGGGTAGTAATGGAATTGAAGCTGCCCGCTATGATGACCCGATATTCCCGGGTTTAACCGAACCGGTTCCTCATGAAGAGTTTGGATGGAATGCTAACGAAAGTGGTAATGGAATTCAAGGCGGTGAAGCGGAAGCCGATGAAGGCGATGGCTGTGATAGTGACAGTGAAGATGATCTACAGATAGTGTTGAACGACAACCACCAcagcttgatggatatggaaagAGGAGGAATGATTGGCGAAGATGACGATGACGACGAAGACGAGGACCCACTTGTGATAGTGGCTGACGCAGATGCAAACCAAGGGACGGAGGAGCATGAATGGGGTGAAGAAGGATGCCAGGCGGCGGATGGGGAGAAGAAAGAAGGGGGAGAAGCAACGAAGGTTAGCTCCGCCGGCGGTGGAGGAGGAAGCGTGGTTGCGCCGAAAATTGGTTACAGCAATTATGGGTACCATCCGTTCCATTCTCAGTTTAAG TATGTAAGACCTGGTGCAGCACCAATGCCTGGAACCATTGCTAGTGGTCCTGGATCAGCCCCAGCTCAGGTTCGTCCAATCATGAGTGGTACGGCTGGTCGTGGTAGAGGTGATTGGAGACCACATGGAATGAAAACTGGTACTCCTACGCAAAAAGGTTTCCATCCTAGTTTTGGAATGCCTGGAGGGGTTAACAATATGGCAGGGCGTGGAGGGCTGGAATTTACACTTCCTTCTCACAA AACCATATTCAATGTTGACATTGATAGTTTTGAGGACAAGCCATGGAAGCATCCTGGTGTTGATCTCTCTGACTTCTTCAACTTTGGTCTAAATGAGGAGGGCTGGAAAGACTATTACAAACAACTG GAACAACACCGCTTGGAGACGACCATGCAAAGCGAAATTCGCGTTTATGAAAGTGGGCGAACAGAGCAG GGTTATGATCCAGATTTGCCTCCAGAATTGGCAGCAGCAACTGGGCAAGAGGTTCGAGCTGGTGCTGCTAATCTTGGAAAGTTGGATGGGGGACAAAATGACGTTACCAAAGGAACTGCTCGAATTCGACAACCACTT CCAACTGGGAGAGCAATACAAGTGGAGGGAGGTTGCGGGGAACGCCTTCCCTCCATTGATACACGGCCACCTCGTCTCCGTGATTCAGATGCAATTATTGAG ATTGTCTGTCAGGATACTCTAGACAATGATTCCTCCACACAGAATGGTGTTGAAGACCAAACAGAAAATGAACTGTCAAGGGAGTATCTTATAGGAGATCTTGCATCTGAAGCTGAAGTTGCACATGAagataatgaatgttttgatggTTTTCCAGATTCTTATAATAGTCGAAAGAGAAAATTAATTGGAAAGAGGGCTATTAATTCTGCCCAGAGTAATGTGCCTGAAGATGATAAGATTTTGCCCTTCCCTGCAGAAGCATTGCATCCAGATGGTCCTGGATCTAGGGGTCAGAGTCCTATGCATCCTAGTGGAAACTTTGAGGTTCCTCCCGAAGAGAG GCAACGACGGGGAAGAGTGGGCGAAATATCCCCTCATGAAACACTTATTCAAGGTAAACAGGATAAGTTCAGTGTTGGACATGAGGAAGAATCTGTCAAAAGCATGGATGGTAAATCTCCTTTCTTAGTTAGAGATGCCAGGGAGATAAGTGTGGAGCGTATGGATGGTGTTGATGATGAGCTTGAGCCAACTGATGGAAGCCCTGTTGAAAAGGAGCTGTTAAATGGCACCTATAAAGATGGGAGTTCACTCAATCCcttgaaaaatggaaaaaatcGTTTTCAAGTGGAGCAAAGGAAGCTTCACAATGCTGATGATGGTGAGGATACTAGGGCTGCAAGAAGTAGTGAACACAGCAAAACAAGATCTGGCAGCAGCAGGGATTATCAGAAACGACAAGAGAGTGCTGAGGAGGAGGTCGTTCAGGGTGGACATTCATCTCGTGTTGGGAATGTCAGGAAGAGTCTTGATGAACATGATCATAGTTCCCAGAGAAAATATTGTGATGTGAGACGTGAGATCGAGAGAAATCGCATGACAGGTAAACCAGGAGAGGATTCTTATCCTCTTAGAGACTTTGATGCTAGCTTGTCACATGATTTTCCCATTAAAACAGAGGGTTTTGATAGGCGAAGGGAGTGTGACAACACTGATGGTACTTGCCAATGGGGAGAAGATGATCTTTACAGCAGAAAAAATAGATCTGAGGACTTTAAGAGAGGACATGATGATGAAATGGGTTCTAGGAACAGGACTAAGGTTCGAGGAAATGAGAGGACTGAAAGAGATGGTTATCCACCTTCTAGAAAACAGTTTGTTAAAGGCAGTTATAAAGTTCATCGTGATAAGGATGTTAGTACGAGACTTAGGGAAAGAGATGATAATTTGAAGAGTAGGTATGATGCAGCCGATGACTACCACAACAAAAGAAGGAAAGATGAGGATTATCTGAGGAGGGTCAATGCTGACAAAGAGGAGATCTTGCAGGGACAGAGAGAATCTAGCAGCAGGTGCAAAAAGCAAGAAAGGGATGAAATTTTAGACCAGCGTAAGAGAGATGAGCAACAAAGAATTAGAGACAATTTTGACGAACACCATTCAATTAGGCAGAAAGGTGACGTCTGGTTGAACAGAGAGAGAGTTGAGAAGCGGATGGAGAGGGAAGAATGGCACAGGCTAAAGCAATCACATGACAAAAGTTTATCAAAACGGGAGAAAGAAGTACGGGGTACTGTGAGGAGTGGCCGTGGTTTGGAAGACAAAGCATGGGTTGGCCATACTAGGGAAAAGGATGAACATAGAGTTTCTGAAAAAGAATACCAACTTAAAGAGGCAGTACGCAACAGTGAACAGGTAAAAAGAAGGGATCGGAATGATGATGAATGTTACTCGCACCACAGAGGGCGCGAAGATTCATATTCACAGGGACATCAATTCAGTAATGATGAGAGAAAGTCCAGGCAGGAAAGGTCAAGCACTCGAAGTGACCATGCTGTCAATGGTTCTGATAGCCAAAGGGGGCATGAGAAGAAACGTAAAGAAAACATTAGGAAGAATAGAGAATCAGAAGGTGGAGGTCCAATCACTTTGGGTTCTGCCAAGAGAAGTAATGAAGATTTAAGTGGTCTGAACAATGAAACGGTATGTTTCATAGACTCAAGGACATAA
- the LOC107906916 gene encoding temperature-induced lipocalin-1 has protein sequence MSQKTMEVVKNLDIKRYMGRWYEIASFPSRFQPRNGVNTRATYTLNEDGTVHVLNETFTDGKRGFIEGTAYEADPQSDEAKLKYALIGQPSRNYLWVLCRQTHMDDEIYNQLVQKAKDEGYDVSKLHKTHKAILHLKEMTLPRTPKAFGGSNPF, from the exons ATGTCCCAGAAAACAATGGAAGTGGTGAAGAATTTGGACATCAAAAGATACATGGGAAGGTGGTACGAGATAGCTTCATTCCCATCAAGGTTTCAGCCAAGGAATGGGGTGAATACAAGGGCTACCTATACTTTGAATGAAGACGGAACAGTGCATGTGCTTAACGAGACTTTCACTGATGGCAAAAGAGGGTTTATAGAAGGTACTGCTTACGAGGCGGATCCCCAGAGTGATGAGGCAAAGCTGAAG TATGCTCTCATTGGTCAGCCTAGCAGGAATTATCTTTGG GTATTGTGCAGGCAAACGCATATGGATGATGAAATCTACAATCAGCTGGTGCAGAAGGCTAAAGATGAGGGCTATGATGTCAGTAAATTGCACAAGACCCACAAAGCGATCCTCCACCTGAAGGAGATGACGCTCCCAAGGACGCCAAAGGCATTTGGTGGATCAAATCCCTTTTAG